The sequence ccattaattcctGCTTGTACTACttaaatgtgaatatattttgaaagcattccATCACTATGATAAAATTGTCATTCATTTGATTCTTAGCATTTAAAAATTACTGTCCGAAATCCGAAATTCACATTAAAAAACCCATGTTTCAAGATTGATGGATTGTATCATCAGGATTTGTAGACGATGCATCGAGAAAATttgtgaatcgttacacccctgaTAAATTCTTATAgtttaatgaaaattataataaatatagctgcaagcagcgatacaggggccaagccctgaagggctgtagctgAGAACAGAGCGGGAAGAAGAAAAATGGCAGAAATGGAACATCAGTATCAAAAATATCTCAACCCTCAtgggtggcgctgttcccaacttTGGCATGGACCCACAGATCATGATGTttatgaagtgtaccaagttttgtgtcgATTGATAACAGTTTGTCTGAGATACAGCCTCTGAACCAATTTCAGTTCATCCACTGTTAACTTCAGAGCCTCAAAACTTCTTGGCCCGAAGATTATGTGAACAAATTTTGGGAAGAATTAGGCCcaaaaaaaccttaaaactgTACTTTTCTAAATGGCTTCTATTTTAATGGGCCgagacttaatgtaaggtattGAATGTAATCTCCATAAAGAGAGTGATCAggtaagttttatttttgtagaattaGGGGTTCAAGAgttataacaatttaaatgtttaatttttgaaCTGCTGGTGGTGCTATAGAGTTTGCTCTAGAGACCCCAAAgtaatttaacataatttttctatgttcccttcatagggctgtcATAGACTCCCattgatgaagaagaagaagaaatcctACAGAAACAATATAGCCCTTTTGGGCTTGGCCCTAATAATTACtccgataaaccatatattgtcataattgtgtgtttattagtcacactgaatcaataaaaacagttaaatcttctgtttaatCCAGCTACTGCAATTGGCATTTCCTGGGTTCCAAATTGGGGAAAATACATTACAGAGAATTaccaaatatcattaaaatatgcaAACAGTCACTGTCAAAACGTCAATCAAGTAATATACCTTTGAAAAAAACATGCATCACTCTCAATGTCACCAGTCAGAATTTAAATGCAAGAAATGCCCAATATACTGTAAGTGATAGGAAAGAGCAAGGTAATTaagtatttcacacacacacacacatacacacacacacacacacacaatcacaatccTTGTGgagactctccataggtgtaatggtttttatactgtacagaccgcattttctatcaccctacaccaaccctacccctaaacctaaccctcacaggaaactttctgcatttttaggtTAAGAAACTTCAttatgtgtaatttattagcttgtttaccctcaatttaggtccccaccgtgacacaagtccccatgagtctgtgtgtattcaggtttaagtccccaccagaatagaaaaacaagtacacacacacacacaaaacctctCCGGTTTGAAATAAACCAAATGTGctgtttttaacacacacacacacacacacacacacacacaaacacattaaattatTACTCGCAGTCTCAGAATTTTTAAGAATGACACAATAATTAGCTGCATGAgaaaataagtttatatttatatcaacgcatttttttattttgtgaccaAAGACCATTGAGTCCATCAGATGGCGCCATAAAACAATACAGCAAATGCTCATTCAGTTTCTTTCTGACTAGTTTTGGCTTTGTAAAGAGATATCAACAGATCAGTATTGTTAATCAATTAACAATTGATTacctataaaatgtaaaacaggcAAGCATGTGAATGTCAACTCACGTGTTACTCATGATGATCGCTGGACTTAATGCGTTCCTCTCAGAAGAGCTTTTCCTTCACCTCCAACGTCTGCTAACAGCTGCTAACtgcaagaagtttttttttttgatgcttaGTATATAaactattacatttaattattaacaaacaaaaaaaatcaatttcttgTCAGAACAGTTTGAGACATTTAGCCTCTGCATCGAGTGTCTGGATGAAGTGTCAGCTTCCAGAGAAATACTGGTTAATTTAACAAGTCTGACTGGCTGAAGTCCCTCCCAATTATGTGTGCATTCTAGTATCTGAATagattatgaataaaatgtttgggAGAACACATGGTTGGGTGCTGGTAGAAATTATTACTGCTGTTAATGGATTGCGGTAACTAATATGAGTTCAAGCACTGACCAtatattttgtatcattttattttttaagtaatttttgtaTTAGGTATGATAAAATAGCTGGTACTTAAAAGAAAATGTTATcagatgtatttatatatgttaatattatcATACGTTGTTACTGATGTAATCTCCAGAAAGACTGTTAGTATATCACGGCTATTTTAGGCGTCTGTAAATAGTCAACACAAGTGACCACTTTCTGCTTTTATCACAAACCTTGTTTATAAGAAGCACTGCAATAGTGACATTATATCTGAATTTAgcattttatgattgttttgtgtgtttttgtaatgaATTTCAAGTGAAAGATTAGGGTAGTTTGAACAATATGATGGTGAATAATTGTTGTGTCGTCTTCATGCTGGGGGAACATACAacttattttttgtgtaaaaggAATGCATGTCACCGGATATACAAAACTCAGATCAAGGGTGAATGATTCATTTTATAAAGTTTGTCAAGAACTTCAGATTAAATAAACTTGTTGAGTAGCATGCTGCAGTTTAATATAGGCTACTAATGTTATTAAATCTGGGACTTTCTGACTCTTGGTTAATGGAACAAATAGTAAAAAGAAATATGCTACAACTTTGATTGTTTTCTCTTTAGTTGAAAGCTGAAAATGCAACTGGACAAGTGACATATCTTACATAACTTACAGTAAAAACTCTCTGTGCTTATGAGGAAACAAACTTCATATCTTTGATAACTGTTCTTTGTATCTTAAAGGTGCACAAGACTATTTTTTTCTACATTGtacaatgaaagaaatacaaAGTATTCTgtttaataattatgattatgatcaCATGAGATTCAGTAGTTTTCAGAAAGCAGCTTTATTCTTAAAAACTACAAATCttcaaataatgtaaaacaaatttttgcaaatatttattttaatttttagttaataATTCAGTCTGGTGTTGTTGTTTGCACATATGTGTtagtatttaacatttaacagtaCAAAACATACATTCTTGTAAGTTTAGACGCTTGAATGTAGTTGTACTTTCTGACATCATCTACAGCTTTTCTCCTCATTTCTTCAAGCTCCCTGACCCAGTCTTCTTTCTTAGCCTCCCTCACTCTGGGGATGAAGAAGTCCAGATGCTGAAGAGTGAAGGCAGAGTCTGGTTTCAATGCGATCTGAGACAGGTGCTTGATGGTCCTGTAAGCATTGAACAGAAGAATTGACTTTTGGGTTTCAATATCATGGAGATCTTTGTCAACATTGTTCATTACAATCAAAAACCTCTTGGTTTGCTCTTGGGCTTTTTCATATTTCCTTTTTATAGAGTCATATTGTACCATCGTGCTTGAGGTTCTGATGACGTATTTCTTGTTGTCTTTGACGTGTTTGCTGTGATGACACTTCCCTGTGCACACGGTGCAGAAACCGTCTTTCATGACTTCACATTTGCTGGGATTTGAACCCCACCAGCAGTCAAACTCATGACAGTTTTCTTCACAGACTGTGCAGGTTGTCGCCTTCCTGTGCTTCCATGACCTGCTCTCGATGGGCACCTTCTCTTTTACAGTCTTATCGATTTTAATGCTAAAGTTGTTGCACCCTTCGATATTTTCCTTGTTTTGTCTCAATGCCTTTTGAATCTGAAGTTTTTCCGCCTTTTTTGATTCTTTCTCCTGAACTCGCAGCTGTAAGTTGCAGATGGATGCTTCAAATCGAATTCGCTCAATCAGAACATTTGAAGTCAACTCTAAGCTTCTTCGGTTCTTTTCATCGAGAGACTGAAGGAAATCCTTCATGCCTTCCACACTGTCTTCCCAGGCGTCTCTTTGAGCGCGAACGTGACGCTCTTTAGTGTGACGGCCTTCAGCCTGCCGGTTGTTGAATAAGAAATGAACAGGTTGGCCGCTTTTGTCTCGTCTGCAGGGGATCTTAGCTTTATTAATGGCACTAATGACGTTTTTGGGTGGTAGACCATCAGAGTgtgtgattaaaaatacaatgttgTTCACAATGTCTTTACCAAACAAAGAtagaactgaactgaaaatgtAATGCTGTCTGTCTGAGAGACGATTCTTAGACGCTTGAAtcacaaaacacacagcatcaaCTTCACGAACTCCATCATTGCTTTGAAACAGAGTGGCTAAATTCTCAGCAACTTCCAGATCTTTGTCCAGTCCTCTAGTGTCTCCGTAGCCTGGAGTATCAATGATGGTGAGAGATATGGGACTCTCTTCAGGAAAGACTTCATACATGGTgatttcagaggtttgtgatTCTGACTGATCTCCGGCTGCTTCTTCTGTTATTTCATACCACTTTTCTTCCTCAAACTTCACTCCCAGTAAGTAGTTGACCATGGTGTTGATGAGAGTCGTCTTGCCGACTCCGGTCTCTCCCACCAGAAgaacaattttgttttgtttactgtcATCTTTTTTCCCAAAAGTCCATTTTCGGACTTTTCCGTCATCATCCAAAACTTTTTTATCCGTGTTTAGGCTAAATCGTTTTGGAGGACCCTGATCAATCAGAGTTGATCTGGATGGTTGAAGACTTGGCTGTCTGTAAGAAATAGAGGGAAATTTGTCTCAGAATAAATGTAAAGCAGGAATGTGTGACAAGAAATGCTATTCAATAAACAGACATCAcataagaatttatttatttcctgtcaGCTGTCTTTGGcaagataataaatataaagaaatgttttgcaTTGTAATGTCTGCTCACCAACAAATAGATAGTCAGGCTTTTCCAACCACTACTTCCTCGTTCCTAAGAAAGACTGTGGGCTCAGGCCCATCCTTGATCTCAGAGATCTGAACTGTGCCCTAATGAGACGCCTGTTCACTTTTAGAGAGATCCTTGTGCAAATATGCCCAGGGGAATTGATTTTATCAGTGgatctgaaagatgcttactttcacatccagatagtcCTAGACTGCTCTTGAGATTTGGCTTACCAGTGGCTTATCAGCTGTAGCCCCTTGGAAAGCCTGTATCAGGCGTTTCATTGGGACAGATCTCAGAAAGTAGTCATGGAAAATAGTTACAACAGATGCTCCAACTCAGGTTGAGGAGTGCTGTACGACACCAGAATGGCATTCAGCTCCTAGTCCACCCTGGTCTAGCATTATGGCGATTTTTCTGGCCCTAAAAACCTTCCTCCAGCATTGAAGGGGCACAACACCCTTGTCCATTCGAACAACAAGACAGTGGCAGCCTTTTCACATCATCAAGGCAGCTTAGATCACACTTGCTCTACAGGATGGTGAGACACCTCCTTCTATGTGCAAATGGCAATCTGTGTTCACTCTGCATTTCACGTGCTGAGCAGACTGAACCCTGGAGTGGCCATGCTGTCCAGGGGCAATGTATCTCtgggagaatggagattacactcCAATGATTAAGATGATTTGGGCAAACTTCGAGAGGCCTGAGTTGGACATTTTTGGCTCAGAAGACAACGCTCATAAGATCACTCATATTTTTCAAATGAGTAGGATGCTCTGGATTGGCCTAGTGTCCACCTTCCCTCCAGTTGACCTGCTCCCTCAGGTCATTAGTTGAGTCAGGAAAAACAGGTGGCCTAAGCTGATTTAGCTACTGTTGGAAGCCCCTTGGCCTATTCCACAGAGCAAGGACCTTCTCTCTCAAACTAGAGGCATGATCTGGCATCTCTGTCTTATGGCCACTGTTGCTTAAGTCTGCCCTCCTTCTGACTCTAGAGTGAGTGTGCAATCTATGAGCACTTTCAGTCTGCCTTCCTGAGTTTGAGTCCTAAAGACTGTAAAGTCGTCCTCAAACCAAAAGATTGCTACATGCCCAAGGTGCTCTCCATTCAGAGTTTAAGTCATCCTCTTTCTAGCCAATCCTAACTCAGAAGATGAGCAGGGTCCCAAATCACTCTGTCCCGTTTGGTCTCTCCAGTGTATGTTGATTACTCCGGCTCATTTCGGCACCCAGAGCAGCTCTTTATATGCTTTGGAGGCCACTCTCAAGGGCTGCCAGTCACAAAACAGAAATGCTGAATAGTGGTT is a genomic window of Carassius auratus strain Wakin unplaced genomic scaffold, ASM336829v1 scaf_tig00028952, whole genome shotgun sequence containing:
- the LOC113079668 gene encoding uncharacterized protein LOC113079668; its protein translation is MSSRQPSLQPSRSTLIDQGPPKRFSLNTDKKVLDDDGKVRKWTFGKKDDSKQNKIVLLVGETGVGKTTLINTMVNYLLGVKFEEEKWYEITEEAAGDQSESQTSEITMYEVFPEESPISLTIIDTPGYGDTRGLDKDLEVAENLATLFQSNDGVREVDAVCFVIQASKNRLSDRQHYIFSSVLSLFGKDIVNNIVFLITHSDGLPPKNVISAINKAKIPCRRDKSGQPVHFLFNNRQAEGRHTKERHVRAQRDAWEDSVEGMKDFLQSLDEKNRRSLELTSNVLIERIRFEASICNLQLRVQEKESKKAEKLQIQKALRQNKENIEGCNNFSIKIDKTVKEKVPIESRSWKHRKATTCTVCEENCHEFDCWWGSNPSKCEVMKDGFCTVCTGKCHHSKHVKDNKKYVIRTSSTMVQYDSIKRKYEKAQEQTKRFLIVMNNVDKDLHDIETQKSILLFNAYRTIKHLSQIALKPDSAFTLQHLDFFIPRVREAKKEDWVRELEEMRRKAVDDVRKYNYIQASKLTRMYVLYC